The bacterium genome has a segment encoding these proteins:
- a CDS encoding cupin domain-containing protein, which produces MTKEKPEYISGEKFHTKIKRVYSGNLDWAVNKRKENMAHVLYEAVHENRAFEDARRGSGKDYATWVFSEEEGLREGIFSSGFELLIDAKLEPFASIGLHRHVATEEIYYILEGNIQMTTVAPSGEEDTQELAAGDAHAVKFGQSHYGTAGAEGVRFIAVAFS; this is translated from the coding sequence ATGACGAAAGAAAAACCCGAATACATTTCCGGCGAAAAGTTTCATACAAAGATCAAACGTGTCTATTCAGGCAACCTGGATTGGGCTGTAAATAAGAGGAAAGAGAACATGGCGCACGTTCTTTACGAGGCCGTTCATGAGAATCGTGCGTTTGAAGATGCAAGGCGTGGCAGTGGCAAGGACTATGCCACGTGGGTCTTTTCAGAAGAAGAGGGTTTGCGCGAGGGCATCTTCTCATCGGGATTTGAGCTTCTAATAGATGCGAAGCTTGAGCCTTTTGCTTCAATCGGATTGCATAGACATGTTGCAACAGAGGAGATCTATTACATTCTGGAAGGAAACATTCAAATGACAACCGTTGCACCTTCCGGAGAGGAGGACACGCAGGAACTGGCGGCGGGAGATGCGCATGCCGTGAAATTCGGGCAATCTCACTATGGCACCGCAGGAGCTGAAGGGGTTCGATTCATTGCAGTGGCCTTCAGTTAG
- a CDS encoding threonine/serine dehydratase translates to MNRDEIRNAEKLIRPYIRKTPILEISGKEIGCDSNRIFLKLELLQHSGSFKTRGAFANMLMREVPQNGVVAASGGNHGVAVAYTAMQLGKPAKIFLPSVASRAKIQRIRAYGAELVVAGELYADALAASQEWVRESGAMAIHAYDQKETLLGQGTVGLEFQEQCPELDTLFVAVGGGGLIGGIAAWYSGGVKIIGVEPEAAPTLSNALSAGKPVDSPAGGIAADSLAPKRVGEFMFPIAQKYVDSVILVSDESILNAVQVLWDKFRILAEPGGAAALAALLSKRYATQSGERIGVLICGGNTESVPVT, encoded by the coding sequence ATGAATCGCGACGAAATCAGAAACGCAGAAAAGCTCATTCGGCCTTACATTCGAAAGACTCCCATTCTGGAAATATCCGGGAAAGAAATCGGCTGTGATTCAAACCGGATTTTCTTGAAGCTTGAGCTTCTCCAGCATTCCGGATCCTTCAAGACGCGTGGTGCTTTCGCCAATATGTTAATGCGTGAGGTTCCGCAGAACGGAGTCGTTGCCGCGTCCGGTGGAAATCATGGAGTGGCGGTCGCGTATACAGCGATGCAACTGGGCAAGCCGGCAAAAATATTTCTCCCTTCTGTGGCTTCGCGTGCGAAGATCCAGCGGATTCGGGCTTACGGGGCGGAACTCGTGGTTGCAGGAGAACTATACGCGGATGCGCTGGCGGCGAGCCAGGAGTGGGTTCGAGAATCGGGCGCGATGGCAATTCATGCCTACGATCAGAAAGAGACACTGTTAGGACAAGGAACTGTAGGTTTGGAATTTCAGGAGCAGTGTCCCGAACTGGATACGCTTTTCGTTGCAGTAGGAGGGGGAGGACTGATTGGAGGAATCGCGGCGTGGTATTCCGGTGGAGTAAAAATCATCGGAGTCGAACCGGAAGCAGCGCCAACTCTCAGCAACGCCCTCAGCGCAGGAAAACCGGTTGATTCTCCAGCGGGCGGCATCGCTGCGGATTCTCTCGCGCCGAAGAGGGTCGGTGAGTTCATGTTTCCCATTGCACAAAAGTATGTTGACAGCGTGATCCTCGTTTCAGATGAGTCGATCTTGAACGCGGTGCAAGTGTTATGGGACAAATTTCGAATTCTAGCTGAACCTGGAGGCGCCGCTGCACTGGCGGCATTGTTGTCAAAACGGTATGCGACTCAAAGCGGAGAACGGATTGGTGTACTGATATGCGGAGGAAATACGGAATCAGTACCGGTAACATGA